One region of Zingiber officinale cultivar Zhangliang chromosome 7B, Zo_v1.1, whole genome shotgun sequence genomic DNA includes:
- the LOC122003884 gene encoding probable WRKY transcription factor 35, with amino-acid sequence MCDYFLQRMDDDHGGYLADIIHTGGHFSCDGDLDPLLDDASWQLDDHLLSVSANGDCGDPFAVPLVNPFSHFGGADHDGEDGTSQLPPPPPPQKAAEQDFVKASTATASCSILPKVHQISPLLTSSAPAAAEEMMMMKAISAGCPMAGGAGDHYGGVQISPHMATPGIKRRKSQARKVVYIPAPAAASNRPSGEVVPSDRWAWRKYGQKPIKGSPYPRGYYRCSSSKGCSARKQVERSRTDPNMLVITYTSEHNHPWPTQRNALAGSVRSHSSKSTTNSTKSPTSAAAANDSISPDWEPLPNSTTSPPVNEPGGAHYRPMIPGSDGQAEDFFSDLAELESDPMSLIFSKGFADGKLADEAAVDPLLSMFDWAESSS; translated from the exons ATGTGTGACTACTTCCTGCAAAGGATGGACGACGACCACGGCGGTTACCTGGCGGACATCATCCACACCGGCGGCCATTTCTCGTGCGACGGCGACCTCGATCCCCTCCTCGACGACGCCAGCTGGCAGCTCGACGATCATCTTCTCTCGGTCTCCGCCAACGGCGACTGCGGTGACCCCTTCGCCGTCCCGTTAGTGAACCCCTTCTCCCACTTCGGAGGCGCCGACCACGACGGAGAAGACGGAACGTCACAGCTTCCACCACCACCGCCGCCGCAGAAGGCTGCGGAACAGGATTTCGTCAAGGCAAGCACTGCTACTGCTAGTTGCAGCATATTACCGAAGGTGCACCAGATCTCGCCGCTGCTGACCAGTTCGGCGCCGGCAGCGGCTgaggagatgatgatgatgaaggcAATCAGCGCCGGCTGTCCGATGGCCGGCGGCGCAGGGGATCACTACGGCGGGGTGCAGATCTCCCCTCACATGGCTACTCCGGGGATCAAACGAAG AAAAAGCCAGGCGAGGAAGGTGGTGTACATTCCTGCTCCGGCGGCGGCCAGCAACAGGCCGAGCGGGGAGGTTGTTCCATCGGATCGATGGGCATGGAGGAAGTACGGCCAGAAACCGATCAAGGGTTCCCCTTATCCAAG GGGATACTACAGATGCAGCAGCTCCAAAGGCTGCTCCGCCCGGAAACAGGTGGAGCGCAGCCGCACCGATCCTAACATGCTCGTCATCACCTACACCTCCGAGCACAACCACCCCTGGCCCACCCAGCGCAACGCCCTCGCCGGTTCCGTCCGCTCCCACTCTTCCAAATCCACCACCAACAGTACCAAATCGCcgacctccgccgccgccgccaatgATTCAATCAGCCCCGACTGGGAGCCTCTGCCGAACTCCACCACCTCTCCCCCAGTCAACGAGCCCGGCGGCGCTCACTACAGGCCGATGATTCCCGGATCCGACGGCCAGGCCGAGGACTTCTTCTCCGACCTTGCCGAGCTCGAGTCCGACCCGATGAGTCTCATCTTCTCCAAAGGGTTCGCGGACGGCAAATTAGCCGACGAGGCCGCGGTGGATCCCTTGCTCTCCATGTTTGACTGGGCTGAGAGCTCGTCGTGA